In Alligator mississippiensis isolate rAllMis1 chromosome 9, rAllMis1, whole genome shotgun sequence, the genomic stretch GTGGACGGCCCAGCTCcatcagtagcagcagcagcacatcttCAGACCAGAGGCTCTTGGATCACATGGCACCAGCTCCTGTGGCAGACCAGTCTTCTCCAAGAGCAGTCCGGATACAGCCCAAGGTGATCAACTGCAAACCCTTGGATCTGAAGGGACCCATGTCTCAGGAACTTGATAAGCACTTTTTACTGTGCGAAGCCTGTGGGAAATGCAAGTGCAAGGAGTGTGCCCTACCCAGGACTCTGCCTTCTTGCTGGGTGTGTAACCAGGAATGCCTCTGCTCCGCACAGAACCTGGTCAATTATTCCACGTGCATGTGTCTGGTGAAGGGTGTCTTCTACCACTGCACCAACGAGGATGACGAGGGCACCTGTGCAgaccacccctgctcctgctcccactcgAACTGCTGTGCCCGCTGGTCTTTCATGAGTGCCCTCTCTCTGGTCCTGCCCTGCTTGCTCTGCTACCTGCCAGCAACAGGCTGCGTGAAACTCTCCCAGAGATGCTACGATCAAGTGAGTCGGCCGGGATGCAGATGTAAAAACACAAACAGCGTCATTTGCAAGTCGGTGCCGGATGGCAAAACAAGCAGGCCAGAAAAGCCTTTCTGATCACTTGGGAAGCTGGGGAGAGTGGAAGAGACACCAGGGAGTGGGTTTCTTACAACCTGTGTTCTGAGGATAACATCTAGCCTTTTGCCTTCAGAGAAAGCAGAAGTAACTATTTCCACAAACTGAAGCACTTTGGGTTATTCAGGGTTTTGGAACTGGCGAGCTACAACTTTGACAGATGGGCCAAAGGAGAATTCTTAACGTTTTAGAGAGAAGGCCGAAAATGTGCACATGCCATGAAGTACAGCTGCTTAAAAACTTTTTACTGTCTACTTCAGCATGCTGACTGCTCAGGGTGCCTGCACACAGCGAGAATCATTAACTGTGAGCTCGGCAGGCACGTCGGCAGAAGCAATATTCATTCTCATTCACCGAAGGAGATTTGGATTCACAGTACGATAGGTTTTTTCCCTTTCAACTCTGATTTGTTACCAGCAGCTTGTTGAAGGTGAAGGGTTgatgtttccccctccccccaccctccatttgACACTTAAAAAGGGCCAGCTGAGTCCAATATAAATGCTTTAGAACAGTTTTTCATGCCCCTTTTTAAGaatgggttttcaaactttttattaAAGACCATTAGTATTTCAG encodes the following:
- the SPRY4 gene encoding protein sprouty homolog 4; translation: MEPRIPHNITVVPNSVMVQPLLDGRIPYGRLQHPLTILPIDQMKTIHIENDYTDNPTLAQLATQKRPRGPYEPTLISQHLQRCEQDVTHPWISFSGRPSSISSSSSTSSDQRLLDHMAPAPVADQSSPRAVRIQPKVINCKPLDLKGPMSQELDKHFLLCEACGKCKCKECALPRTLPSCWVCNQECLCSAQNLVNYSTCMCLVKGVFYHCTNEDDEGTCADHPCSCSHSNCCARWSFMSALSLVLPCLLCYLPATGCVKLSQRCYDQVSRPGCRCKNTNSVICKSVPDGKTSRPEKPF